The Humidesulfovibrio mexicanus DNA window AGCGGGCAGGTGCTGCGCTGGTTCGCCCTGGGGGCCAAACAGAACGGCGTAAGCGCCAGCGGCCGCTACCCGGCGCATCGCGTGGGGCGCGGGGAATGGGTGGTGGGCCTGCCCCCGGCCCAGGCCGCGACCGGTGCGGACACTGGCATGGACAAGGGCGCGCAAGACCTCTCCCGGCGCGAGACCCTCCGCGTCCTGGGCCAGGCCCCGCTGCCGGAGGCCAAGAAGAGCTGGGATCTGGGCTCGTCGAGCTCCACCAAGACCAGCACCAGCTCCACCCCTGGCGGCTCCACCACCACCACCACGACCACCAAGACCTCGGCCAAGGCCAGCGTGGGCTTCAACCCCGCGGGCTTGGTCAACGTGCTCGACGCCCTGCAGCAGTAGTCCCGGCGGTGGGGGCGGGCCTTACGGCCTGGCCCCCGCCACCACGCCTGCGTGATTGGGGCCGCTTGTCCCCAGCCGCGCCACCGGGGCAAGCCCGGCCGCGTGCAGCATGTCCTCGATCATGGCCGCGGAATACGCCTGGCCGCCCTCCGTGCCCAGCAGCATGTTCAGGGAGAACAGGGCCGGGAACTCCGGGCCGTCCAGGCTGTCGTTCAGCAGAAACTCCTGCACCATGAGCACCCCGCCGGGGTTCAGCGTCTCGGCCGCCTTGCGCACGATGCGCGCGGCCATGTCCGGCGCTTCACCGTGCAGGATGTGCGACAGCCAGGCCGCGTCGAAGCCCTGGGGCAGACGGTCCTGGGTGTAGTCGCCGGGGATGAAGGCCAGTCGCCGCCCATCGCCCTCCACGCCGTATCCCAGCCCGAAGCGCTCTGCCGTGGCCTCGGCGAAGGGGTGCGTGGCGGGCAGGTCGAACACCGTGGCGAAGAGTTCCGGGTGCGCCAGGCAGAAGTGGATGGAGTAGGTGCCGGGGCCGCCGCCCAGGTCGAGCAGACGCTTCTTGCCCGCCAGGCCGGGCAGGCCCGCGGCCTTGAGCCGGGCGTCCAGCTCCGGGGCCAGCCGCGGGGCGATGGCCATGGCCATGTTGAACATGCCCAGCAGAAAATCCTCCCGGTCGGCCTCGGCCCATTGGGGGCCGCCGCGCACGGATCTGCCCGTGCGCACCGCCTGCGCCATGTCGCCGAAGGATTTCACCAGGTTTCTGTGGTGCCGGATGATGTGCCCCTGGTAGCCCGGCGCGCCGCGCACCAGATAGGCCCTGGAGGTTTCCGTAAGTGCGAAGGCCTTGCCCGAGCGCGCCAGCAGGCCCAGGGCGCACATGGCCGTGAGCAGCATGTCCAGGGCGCGGGCGTCGCAGTCCAGCTGTCGGCCCAGCTCCCGTGCGGTGGCCGGACCGGCGGCCAGCGGGGTGAACAGGTCCAGGGTCACGGCGGCGTGCAGGGCGCAGGATTTCCAGTACGCGGCGGACATGGCCAAAAGCGGGCCGGGCGTGGTCTCGGGGCGGGATGGACCGGAGAGGCGTTGCATGGGGGGCCTCCTTCCGAGGGGTTTGGCGTGACGATAGCGCCCTGCGCCGGTTGGCGCAAGGCCGACGTTGTCGCCAAAACGTCACCTTCCGGTTACGGCCGCAGCACCAATGCTCCGGCCCGGCGCGGTAGGGCGGGGCCAAGGGCCGCCAGGCCCGAAACCCTCCAAGCAGGAGCATCCCCCATGCGCAACATCCCGGTTTGGGGCAAGGTGGCCCTCGGGCTCGCCGTCTCGGCCCTCATCACCCTTGTCGTGGCCGCCGTGGGCAGCCTGGGCATAACCCACACCGGCGACGCCCTTTCCGAGACCGTGTCCCGGCACATGCCCGCCCAGGCGCACCTTGCGGCCCTGCGCACCGCGCTTACCGCCATCCAGCGCGCCGAGCGCACCCTGCTCATCCCGGAGACCATGGAGAACCCGGCCCTGCTGGAGCAGCAGCGGACCGGCCTGGCCAAGAGCTGGGCCGATGCCGGGCAGGCCATGGCCGCCTTCGAGGCCTTGCCCTCCGCCAGCGCGCTTGCCGCCCCCGCCGCGGCGGACAACGCCACCGCTCCGGCGGATGCCCCCGCGACCGCCACTCCCGTCCAGCAGGCGGGCGATACGGCCGCTGGCCCGGCTTCCGGTTCGGGCGACCCGCTTTGGACGGCGTTCAAGGAGGCCTGGGAAGAGTGGGGCGGCAGGCACCACAAGGTGTTGGAGCTGCTGGAGAACGATATGCGCTTCGGGGCCATGGCCCTGTCCATGCGCGAAGCCCGCGCCTCACTGGAGCGCGTGGAGGCGGCCCTGAACGCCCTGGAACTGCGCGAACGCGAGCAGGCCCAGGCCTTCGCGGCCAAGGCCCTGCCCCAGGCGCAGCACGAGCGCCTGGCCCTCATGGGCGCGGCCCTGCTGGCCGTGTTGAGCTCGCTTGGCTTCGGGGCCTATGTCACCAGCGACATCAATCGCCCCCTCAAGAAGACTCTGGCCTTTGCCCAGCGCGTGGCCCAGGGCGACCTTTCGGCCGAGCTGGCCGTGAACCGGCGCGACGAGCTGGGCAAGATGGCCTTTGCCCTGCGCGCCATGGTCGCGGAGCTGCAGAAGGAGATCGCCCTGGCCGACGAGCGCGGCCAGGAGGCGGCCAGCGAGGCCGAGCGCGCGCGTTTGGCCGTGGAGGAGGCCAGGGAGGCTGGCCTGCGTGCCGAACTGTCGCGCCGGGAGGGGATGCGCCAGGCGGCCGGAAGCGTTTCCGAGGCCGTGGACCGGCTGGCGGCCTCGTCCCAGCAGCTTTCCGCGCAGGTGGAGCAGTCCTCGCACGGGGCGGGCGAGCAGTCGCGGCTTGCGGACGAGTCCGCCGCCTCCGTGGAGCGGCTGCTGGCGGGCGTGGCCGAGGCCGGGGCCGGGGCGTCGCGCGCGGCCGATACGGCCGAGACCGCCCGTGACATGGCCGGGCAGGGGGCCAAGGCCGTGGGCCAGGTGGCCCGGGTGGTGGCCGCCGTGCAGGACCGCGCCGAAGCCCTGCGCCACAGCATGGACGCCCTGCGCGCCAAGAGCGAGGACATCGGCCGCATCATCACCGTCATCGACGACATCGCCGACCAGACCAACCTGCTGGCGCTGAACGCCGCCATCGAGGCCGCGCGCGCGGGCGACGCCGGGCGCGGTTTCGCCGTGGTGGCAGACGAGGTGCGCAAGCTGGCGGAAAAGACCCAGGCCGCCACCCGGCAGGTGGGCGAGGCCGTGCGCGGCATCCAGGGCGAAACCAGAGCCAGCCTGGAGCAGGTGGACCAGGCCGGAAGCGCCGTGGCCGAGGCCACGAGCCAGGCCGACGCTTCGGCCCGCACCCTGGAGGACATCGTGGCCCTGTCCGAGCGCACCTCGCGGGAGATACGCGCCATGGCCGAGGCCAGCGGCCAGCAGGAGCAGGCCGGGCGCGAGGTGGGCGAGGGCGTTGGGCACATGCGCGCCATCAGTTCCCAGACCAGCAGGGCCATGGAGGAGTCCGCCCGCGCCGTGGCCGAGCTGGCGCGGCTGGCCAGGGGACTTGGAGAGGTGGTGGAGCGGATCCGCGCCGATGCGGACGACGCTGGGCCTGGTGACGGGATTCTGGCGGGCTCCATGCTGGCGGCCTAAATGCGCATTGGCGTAACAGGCTGTATTTAGGCGGCCTTTCTTGTTTGCTAGACTGTACGCATTGCTGGCACTTCCCTTGCACGTTTAGCGCTGAGCCACGGCCTTCCGGCCGGTGCCGCATCGCCAACCACAGGGGGGAGCACATGGAAGACATCGCCCAGGTCCGGGCCAAGCGCGCCCGCATCGACGCCATTGTTGACGCCCGCCTGCGGGCGGGGAACTTCCGGCACGAGGTGGCCGGATTCGTGCCGCGCGGGGCGAAGAACATTTTGGACTACGGTTTCGGCGACGGCTCGTTGCTGTTGTGGCTGCGCCGCGAGAAGCACTGCACCGGCCTCTATGGCGTGGAGGTGGACCCTGGCGCCATACAGGCGGTGGACGGGCTGTACGACAGGACTTGGCTTGTCGACCTGAACCGCGAGGACGCGCACCTGGGGCCGGAATACGAGGGTTTCTTCAGCCACATCCTTATGCCCATGTCGCTGGAGCACACCTACGACCCTTGGTTCGTGCTCAAGAAGATGAACCGCTATCTGGCCCCGGGCGGCAGCATCATTGTGGAAGTGCCCAACGCCCAGTCCTGGGAATGCGCCTACCGCCTGCTCACCGGCGATTTCCCGTATGTTTCCGGCGGCACCTGGGATTTCTCGCACATCCGCTGGTACACCCTGAAGAGCCTGGCCGACCTGGGCCATGTATGCGGGTTCCGGCTCACCAGCTACGATCTGCTCTTCCCCGGACAGGTGGATCTGGAGGCCGTGCGCGCACGGGAATCCATCACCAGCCTGGAACTGCCGCCAAGGGAGCTGCAAAGCTCCTGCCCGCGCATCCGGCTGGAGTTTCCCGTGGACATCAAGGAGGTGTATCCGCTGCTGCTGGCCCATGTGCTTATCGCGCGGCTTGAGAAGGTCCGCGAGCCCGAGGACCACGAGCCAACTGCCAGGCAAGGCTATCTGGAGTCCTACCGGGTGAGCTTCCGCAACCCTGCGGAGGGGGTGTCCGGGCTCATTCCCCACCCCATATGCCCGCCCCTGGCGGAGGCCGTGCGCGGCAAGGCCCAGGATCTGCTGGCGCGCGGCGTGTCGTAGGCCGCTGTCTGATTTTCCGGTGCAAAAAAGCGGGCGGCCTCTCCACGCCGGAGGGGCCGCCCGCTTGATTGTTCTTGGCCCGCGCGTCAGCGGGTGATCTCGGTGCCGATGCCGCAGGCGGTGAAGAGCTCCAGCAGCACGCAGTTCTCCACGCGGCCGTCGATGATGTTGGCCTTCTCCACCCCGGCCATGATGGCCTCCAGCACGCAGTGCAGCTTGGGGATCATGCCGCCCACCACCACCCCGTCCTCTATGGCCTGGAAGGCTTGGGTGCTGGTCATGGTCGCAATGAGCTTCTTGTCGCGGTCCAGCACGCCGGGCACGTCGGTCAAGAGGTGCAGGCGCTTGGCCCGCATGGCCCCGGCCACGGCTCCGGCCACGGAATCGGCGTTGATGTTGTAGGTGCGGCCCTCGTCGTCCACGCCCACGGGCGCGATGACCGGGATGATGCCCGAGCCCATGAGCGAGGTGAGCACCCCGGTCTCGATGGCCGTGACTTCGCCCACCATGCCCAGGTCGATGATCTCGGGCGGGGCGGATTCGCGGCTGACGGCCAATTCCTTCTTTTCCGCGCGGATGAGCATTCCGTCCTTGCCGGACAGGCCCACGGCGCGTCCGCCCGCAAGGTTGATGAGATTCACGATCTCTTTGTTCACCTTGCCCACCAGCACCATCTCCACCACGTCCATGGTGGCGTCGTCGGTGACGCGCAGGCCCTGGCGAAAATGGCTTTCGATGTTCAGGGCCTTGAGCATTTTGCCGATCTGCGGGCCGCCGCCATGCACGATGATGGGGTTGACCCCCACGTACTTGAGCAGCACCACGCTGCGGGCGAAGCTCTGTTTGAGCGTCTCGTCGATCATGGCGTTGCCGCCGTACTTGATGACCACGGTCCGCCCGGCGAATTCGCGGATGTAGGGCAGCATCTCGATGATCATGCGGGCGCGCTCGGCATCGCGCGAGATGTCGCGCTCCGGGCAGGCCGCGGCGGCAAACGCGGCCTTGGATTCGTCGGGCTGGGTCATGGAGCACCTCCGGCGGGCGAATGCGCGGAAAGGAGGCGTTTTCCAGGCCTTCCGCGTGTGGCGGACAATGGCCCCAAGGGGCGCGGCTGTCAAGAATCGGCGTGGGCGGGCCGCGCTGCGGCCAGGGGAGGGTTATCCCGCCAGCGGGCGGTAGATGGCGCGCTCGTAGCCGCGGCACAGGCTGCGGGCCAGCGCGCTGGAAAGGCCCAGGCCGCACAGGCGGCAGTACACGTGCAGCGGGTTCAGTCGGTGGGTGATGGCTTCGCGGATGCGGCGGCTCATGGTTTTCGCTCCTGCTTGCACGCCTTATCGGCGCATAAGCCAGGGCGCATTACTCCGGCTTGTCCGTGTTTGGCAAGACAATGGACTACGTATATTGGGCGCGCAGGGCCTGTTTACCGGAATGTCGAGTTGGCGCGCACGGTTGGCCCGTGTTTACGCCAGCCGGTCGGCGTGTTCCCGTCCGCCGTCGCTTTGGCCTGATCCCCGGTTGCCTGGACGCGAAAGATCCGTTTAGAGCAGTCGGCTGCGTTTCAGGAGGAGCACGATGGCCGTGGTCACGGCGGCCGTGCCGCCGGCCACAAAGGCGAAGGCGCTCTCATGCCCTTGCAGGGGCAGGTCCACGTTCATGCCGTACATGCTGGTGATGAGGGTGGGAATCATGAGCACCACGGTGATGGAGGTGAGCACCTTCATGATGTGGTTGACGCTGTTGGAGATGATGGAGGAGTAGACCCCGGAGATGGAGCCCAGGACCTCGTTGAAGATCTTGCACATGTAGATGCCCTGCCGGATGTCCGTGAGGGCGTCGTCCAGCACGTCGGCCTCGTCCTCGGTGAAGGCCAGCCTGCCCGCGGCGCCCACGGCCAGCCCCTTGCGCTCCAGCCGGTCGATGATGAAGTCGTTGGTCTTGAGGGCCGAGTGGAAGTAGGTGACGCTTTTCTGCAGGGACAGAAGCACCATGAGGTCGTCGTTGGAGCGCGAGCGGGCCAGGTCCTGCTCCACCTCCTGGATGCGCGCGCTGATGTCCTTCAGATAGAGCATGAACAGCATGGCCGCGCCCTTGATGAGCGCGCAGATGAGCTGCTCGGGCCTTACGGCGGCGTCTTTGGCGCGGATGCGCTCCAGGATGTCGGCCAGGGGCGCGTCGTGGCGGCAGCGGATGGTGACCAGCGCCCGGCGCGAGAGCACCACGCCCACGGGCATGGTGGAATGGCGCGGGCTCGCCTGGTCGTGATCCTCGCGGTCCGGTCCGCCGCGTGTCTCGATGAAGGGCGCGCGCAGGATGAGCAGGGTGGCCTCGTCGTCCACCTCGATGCGCGGGCATTCGTGCTGGTCCAAGGCGTGCTCAATGAGCCGGGCGTCCACCCCGGCCAGCTGCGCGGCGCGGGCCAGTTCGTCCGGCCCCGGCTCGCAGAGGTCGATCCACAGGGCTTGATGCCCGCAGCCGGGATGCTTTTCGTGGATGTGCAGCATGGGCGTCTCTCCGGAAATGGCGGTGGGTGCACGGCCCGGCGCAATGCGGGCAGGGCAAGTCCTAGCGCGGCGCGGGCGCGCCCGCGCGGCGGTTGGGTGACGATTGCGTGACGGCGCGCACGGGCGGCGTGCGTGCCGAGGGGCTAAGACCACGCCCCGCCCCGGTTTGTCAATCCCGAAAGGGCATGGTCCGGGCGGGCCTTGCCGCCAGGCCCGCATTGGCGTATTGGTGGCAAGAGAGCGTGGAGGGCTTCTTATGGACGGCATCTGGTCGGCGCAGGTCATCTGGTTCCTGGCGGGGGCCGTGTTTTTGGTGGCGGAGCTTGCGCTGCCGGGCTTTGTGCTGCTGTTTTTCGCCGTGGGAGCCTTCGCCGCCTCGCTGGCCGCGCTGGCGGGCCTTGGGCTGGGCGCGCAGCTTTCCGTATTCATCGCGGCCACCCTGGCCGGGGTGGCGCTTTTGCGGCGGCTGTTCTTGCGCGTGTTCCGGGGGCGCACCCATTCCCCCGGCGGCGAGGAGGAAGCGCCCGGCCTCGACGACGTGGGGGCGGGACAGTCCGCCGTGGCCACGCGGGCCATCGCGCCGGGGCGGCCGGGCGAGATCAAGTTCCGCGGCAGCTTCTGGCGCGCGGAGAGCCATGCCCCCATCGCCGAGGGCGAGGGCGTGGTCATTGTGGGCCGCGCGGCGGGCGACGCCGGGGCCTACCTGGTGCGCCCGGCCGCGGGCGACGAACGCAAAGGAGGCGCATGATGGAAGGCGGCGTGGTCATCCTGGTTCTTCTGGCCATTCTGGTTGTCATTGTCTTCGCCAAGACGGCGCTGGTGGTGCCCCAGAAGTCCGAGTTCATCGTGGAGCGCCTGGGCAAGTACCACAACACCCTGGGCGCGGGCTTCCACATCCTCATTCCCTTCATCGACCGCGTTGCCTACAAGCGCAGCATGAAGGAGGAGGTGCTGGAGATTCCGCCCCAGGTCTGCATCACCCGCGACAACGTGTCCGTCAGCATCGACGGCGTCATCTACCTTGAGGTGCGCGACGCCAAGCTCTCCTGCTACGGCATAGAGAACTACTACCAGGCCGCCATCCAGCTGGCCCAGACAAGCCTGCGCTCGGCCATCGGCAAGATCGACCTGGACAAGACCTTCGAGACCCGCGAGACCATCAACCACCAGGTCATCACCGCCGTGGACGAGGCCGCCCTCAACTGGGGCATCAAGGTGCTGCGCTACGAGATCAGGGACATCAATCCTCCGGCCAGCATCATGGCCGCCATGGAGCTGCAGGTGAAGGCCGAGCGCGAAAAGCGCGCCGAGATCGCCCGCAGCGAAGGCGAGCGCCAGGCCCGCATCAACATGGCCGAGGGCCAGCGCCAGCAGGCCATCAACGTGAGCGAGGGCGAGAAGCAGAAGCGCATCAACGAAGCCGCGGGCCGCGCCAGCGAGATTGAGATCGTGGCCCAGGCCACGGCCGAGGGCATCCGCCGCGTGGCCCAGGCCTTGGACGGCCCCAGCGGCATGGACTCCGCCCGGGTGCGCCTGGCGGAGAAGTACATCGCCGAGTTCGGCAACCTGGCGCGCACCAACAACACCCTCATCCTTCCGGCCAGCGTGGCCGATGTCTCGGGCCTCGTGGCCACGGCGCTGTCCGTGGTGGACGGGATGCGCGGGACGCATGGCAGTTCATCAACCGATCACGGCGCGGACGCCGACGAGGCGAGCCCGCTGGGCTTCGGCCCAGGCGGACCGCGCAGGAGCTAACGATTCATGGATCACGACGACAAAGAGACCACACGGACCACCGACACGACCACCGACACGACCAGCGGCCAGCCCGAGGCCGCCCCGACCCGCCAGTACGTGCAGGCCCCCGGCCTGACCCAGGTGCAGAAGGCCCTGCTTTTTGCCGAGGAACAGGCCAAGGCCCCCCGGCCCGAGGCCGTGGGCGAGATCGCCCCGGAGGACGCCCTGCCAGAGGCCAGCCTCGACACCCTGCCCCAGACCCTGCGCGAAGCGTGCACCCGCGCTGGCTGGAACCAGCTCATGCCCGTGCAGGAGAAAGCCCTGCCCTACATGCTGCAAGGTCGCGACATCATGGTCCAGGCGCGCACGGGCTCCGGCAAGACCGGAGCCTTCCTGCTGCCGCTTCTGGGGCGGCTCAAGCCCGCACAGACCAACTGCCAGGCCCTTATCCTGGTGCCCACGCGCGAACTGGCCCAGCAGGTGGCGGCCGAGGCCGCAACCCTCTTCGCCGGAACCGGCGTGGAATGCGTGGCCGTGTACGGCGGCGTGGGCTACGGCGCGCAGCTCGACGCCTTCAAGCGCGGCGCGCAGATCGTGGTGGGCACGCCGGGGCGCGTGCTGGACCACCTGCTCAAACGCTCGCTGTCCCTGGCGGACTTGAGCACGCTCATCTTTGACGAGGCCGACCGGATGCTTTCCATCGGCTTCTACCCGGACATGAAGGACATCCAGCGCTACCTGCCCCGGCGCCGCGTCCACTCCGCCATGTTCAGCGCCACCTTCCCCCAGCAGGTGCTGCGCCTGGCCCAGGAATTCCTGACCGATCCGGGCAGGCTGTCGCTCTCCGAGGGCCAGGTCCATATAGCGGACATGACCCACGCCTATTACGAGGTCCCCAGCATGGGCAAGGACCGCTGTCTCATGCGCATCATCGAGATGGAGAGCCCGGAGAGCGCCATCATCTTCTGCAACACCAAGGCCGACGTGCACTACCTTACGGCCGTGCTTTCGCGCTTCGGCTACAACGCCGACGAGCTCTCCGCCGACCTCACCCAGTCGCGCCGCGACCAGGTGCTCTC harbors:
- a CDS encoding DEAD/DEAH box helicase — its product is MDHDDKETTRTTDTTTDTTSGQPEAAPTRQYVQAPGLTQVQKALLFAEEQAKAPRPEAVGEIAPEDALPEASLDTLPQTLREACTRAGWNQLMPVQEKALPYMLQGRDIMVQARTGSGKTGAFLLPLLGRLKPAQTNCQALILVPTRELAQQVAAEAATLFAGTGVECVAVYGGVGYGAQLDAFKRGAQIVVGTPGRVLDHLLKRSLSLADLSTLIFDEADRMLSIGFYPDMKDIQRYLPRRRVHSAMFSATFPQQVLRLAQEFLTDPGRLSLSEGQVHIADMTHAYYEVPSMGKDRCLMRIIEMESPESAIIFCNTKADVHYLTAVLSRFGYNADELSADLTQSRRDQVLSSVREGRLRFLIATDVAGRGIDIPGLSHVILYSPPENPESYIHRAGRTGRAGAAGTVISLVDVMQKMELMRISRQYGIKLEERALPTEADLAAHVAQRLSTVLEAKWRAKDSLEQERARRYADVVREMAADEHQALLLAMLLDGVYQNSMHVPPPRPEGRKPEPQPQRQDEGAGSGDARPGGAGRRRRRKR
- a CDS encoding magnesium transporter CorA family protein, whose protein sequence is MLHIHEKHPGCGHQALWIDLCEPGPDELARAAQLAGVDARLIEHALDQHECPRIEVDDEATLLILRAPFIETRGGPDREDHDQASPRHSTMPVGVVLSRRALVTIRCRHDAPLADILERIRAKDAAVRPEQLICALIKGAAMLFMLYLKDISARIQEVEQDLARSRSNDDLMVLLSLQKSVTYFHSALKTNDFIIDRLERKGLAVGAAGRLAFTEDEADVLDDALTDIRQGIYMCKIFNEVLGSISGVYSSIISNSVNHIMKVLTSITVVLMIPTLITSMYGMNVDLPLQGHESAFAFVAGGTAAVTTAIVLLLKRSRLL
- the argB gene encoding acetylglutamate kinase codes for the protein MIIEMLPYIREFAGRTVVIKYGGNAMIDETLKQSFARSVVLLKYVGVNPIIVHGGGPQIGKMLKALNIESHFRQGLRVTDDATMDVVEMVLVGKVNKEIVNLINLAGGRAVGLSGKDGMLIRAEKKELAVSRESAPPEIIDLGMVGEVTAIETGVLTSLMGSGIIPVIAPVGVDDEGRTYNINADSVAGAVAGAMRAKRLHLLTDVPGVLDRDKKLIATMTSTQAFQAIEDGVVVGGMIPKLHCVLEAIMAGVEKANIIDGRVENCVLLELFTACGIGTEITR
- a CDS encoding class I SAM-dependent methyltransferase is translated as MEDIAQVRAKRARIDAIVDARLRAGNFRHEVAGFVPRGAKNILDYGFGDGSLLLWLRREKHCTGLYGVEVDPGAIQAVDGLYDRTWLVDLNREDAHLGPEYEGFFSHILMPMSLEHTYDPWFVLKKMNRYLAPGGSIIVEVPNAQSWECAYRLLTGDFPYVSGGTWDFSHIRWYTLKSLADLGHVCGFRLTSYDLLFPGQVDLEAVRARESITSLELPPRELQSSCPRIRLEFPVDIKEVYPLLLAHVLIARLEKVREPEDHEPTARQGYLESYRVSFRNPAEGVSGLIPHPICPPLAEAVRGKAQDLLARGVS
- a CDS encoding methyl-accepting chemotaxis protein; translated protein: MRNIPVWGKVALGLAVSALITLVVAAVGSLGITHTGDALSETVSRHMPAQAHLAALRTALTAIQRAERTLLIPETMENPALLEQQRTGLAKSWADAGQAMAAFEALPSASALAAPAAADNATAPADAPATATPVQQAGDTAAGPASGSGDPLWTAFKEAWEEWGGRHHKVLELLENDMRFGAMALSMREARASLERVEAALNALELREREQAQAFAAKALPQAQHERLALMGAALLAVLSSLGFGAYVTSDINRPLKKTLAFAQRVAQGDLSAELAVNRRDELGKMAFALRAMVAELQKEIALADERGQEAASEAERARLAVEEAREAGLRAELSRREGMRQAAGSVSEAVDRLAASSQQLSAQVEQSSHGAGEQSRLADESAASVERLLAGVAEAGAGASRAADTAETARDMAGQGAKAVGQVARVVAAVQDRAEALRHSMDALRAKSEDIGRIITVIDDIADQTNLLALNAAIEAARAGDAGRGFAVVADEVRKLAEKTQAATRQVGEAVRGIQGETRASLEQVDQAGSAVAEATSQADASARTLEDIVALSERTSREIRAMAEASGQQEQAGREVGEGVGHMRAISSQTSRAMEESARAVAELARLARGLGEVVERIRADADDAGPGDGILAGSMLAA
- a CDS encoding SPFH domain-containing protein yields the protein MEGGVVILVLLAILVVIVFAKTALVVPQKSEFIVERLGKYHNTLGAGFHILIPFIDRVAYKRSMKEEVLEIPPQVCITRDNVSVSIDGVIYLEVRDAKLSCYGIENYYQAAIQLAQTSLRSAIGKIDLDKTFETRETINHQVITAVDEAALNWGIKVLRYEIRDINPPASIMAAMELQVKAEREKRAEIARSEGERQARINMAEGQRQQAINVSEGEKQKRINEAAGRASEIEIVAQATAEGIRRVAQALDGPSGMDSARVRLAEKYIAEFGNLARTNNTLILPASVADVSGLVATALSVVDGMRGTHGSSSTDHGADADEASPLGFGPGGPRRS
- a CDS encoding methyltransferase: MQRLSGPSRPETTPGPLLAMSAAYWKSCALHAAVTLDLFTPLAAGPATARELGRQLDCDARALDMLLTAMCALGLLARSGKAFALTETSRAYLVRGAPGYQGHIIRHHRNLVKSFGDMAQAVRTGRSVRGGPQWAEADREDFLLGMFNMAMAIAPRLAPELDARLKAAGLPGLAGKKRLLDLGGGPGTYSIHFCLAHPELFATVFDLPATHPFAEATAERFGLGYGVEGDGRRLAFIPGDYTQDRLPQGFDAAWLSHILHGEAPDMAARIVRKAAETLNPGGVLMVQEFLLNDSLDGPEFPALFSLNMLLGTEGGQAYSAAMIEDMLHAAGLAPVARLGTSGPNHAGVVAGARP
- a CDS encoding NfeD family protein; amino-acid sequence: MDGIWSAQVIWFLAGAVFLVAELALPGFVLLFFAVGAFAASLAALAGLGLGAQLSVFIAATLAGVALLRRLFLRVFRGRTHSPGGEEEAPGLDDVGAGQSAVATRAIAPGRPGEIKFRGSFWRAESHAPIAEGEGVVIVGRAAGDAGAYLVRPAAGDERKGGA